A DNA window from Fibrobacter sp. contains the following coding sequences:
- a CDS encoding LysR family transcriptional regulator has product MFVETYILRLLAGFLEYGTLSTVADKLYTSQPAVSRAFKKLEVEIGAPLFERKKNRIELNEKGRTVAEYAKRIMDLQGEMMEKVSPQGAGTRTFSIASVAILPAMRMVQELQEKYPGAQVTYEIIDNEAGVLKALNEGSADIGITLRAPRAKKYRAEKYMQERLSIALPKKHPLAKRKSIRLRELKGETIIQRSNVGFWEQVKRKKIPDVTFIKHDSVKGISKLIEQSSLLTFVSDHQFDYEIPKDRKIVPLADREMNVEFFKVTLA; this is encoded by the coding sequence ATGTTTGTCGAGACTTACATCTTGCGATTGCTGGCCGGGTTCCTGGAATACGGGACGCTTTCTACCGTAGCGGACAAGCTCTACACTTCGCAGCCGGCGGTGAGCCGCGCGTTCAAGAAGCTGGAAGTCGAAATAGGCGCACCTCTCTTTGAGCGCAAAAAGAACCGCATCGAGCTGAACGAGAAGGGACGCACGGTTGCCGAATACGCGAAGCGCATCATGGATTTGCAAGGCGAGATGATGGAAAAGGTGAGTCCGCAGGGGGCAGGCACGCGCACGTTTTCCATCGCGTCGGTGGCCATCCTCCCCGCCATGCGGATGGTGCAGGAACTGCAGGAAAAATACCCCGGTGCGCAGGTCACTTACGAAATTATCGACAACGAGGCGGGCGTTCTGAAGGCGCTGAACGAGGGCTCGGCGGATATCGGCATCACGCTCAGGGCCCCACGCGCAAAGAAATACCGCGCCGAAAAGTATATGCAGGAGCGGCTCTCGATTGCACTCCCGAAAAAACACCCGCTCGCCAAGCGCAAGTCCATCAGGCTCCGGGAACTCAAGGGCGAAACCATCATCCAGCGCAGCAACGTAGGGTTCTGGGAGCAGGTCAAGCGCAAGAAGATTCCCGATGTCACCTTCATCAAGCACGACAGCGTGAAGGGCATTTCAAAGCTCATCGAACAGTCATCGCTGTTGACCTTCGTTTCGGACCACCAGTTCGATTACGAAATTCCCAAGGACCGCAAGATTGTGCCGCTCGCCGACCGCGAAATGAACGTGGAATTTTTCAAGGTGACGTTGGCGTAG
- a CDS encoding amidohydrolase gives MNFKNYLTASVVLTAFLAAAAFAGGAIDVHSHMIPADYLANLQKHNALLDEGFPLPKWDVSAHLKWMDEAQVQTSVLTLAAPQPYFGDANESAAIIRKVNEVGASLKKQHPGRFMYCAALPLPDVKKSIVEAAYALDTLKADCIKLATNVKGQYLGAPELDPLFDYLNKKHSVVILHPHRPEPVNKDVMKQTPLAMQEYLSETTRAVTNMISRNVLARYPNVKVVVPHCGAYLPLALPRMKSLIPVMQQNKLIGKIDWEKNLASLYYDLAGAHSAETIRMMLTITTPDHLLYGSDYPYVAPKVLTASIERLKAYLKKEADLAPYYDMILEGNARALFVDKASSGK, from the coding sequence ATGAATTTTAAGAATTACTTAACTGCAAGCGTTGTTTTGACCGCATTCCTGGCCGCGGCCGCCTTTGCCGGTGGTGCCATCGACGTTCATTCCCACATGATTCCTGCGGATTATTTGGCCAATTTGCAAAAGCATAACGCTCTGCTGGACGAAGGTTTTCCGCTCCCCAAGTGGGACGTGAGCGCCCACCTGAAATGGATGGACGAAGCCCAGGTGCAAACCTCTGTTTTGACGCTGGCTGCCCCGCAGCCCTATTTCGGCGACGCGAACGAAAGTGCCGCCATCATCCGCAAGGTGAACGAGGTCGGTGCATCCCTGAAAAAGCAACACCCTGGCCGGTTCATGTACTGCGCGGCACTCCCGCTGCCCGACGTGAAAAAGTCCATCGTCGAAGCGGCTTACGCCCTCGATACGCTCAAGGCCGACTGCATCAAGCTTGCGACCAACGTAAAGGGTCAGTACCTGGGCGCGCCCGAACTGGACCCCCTGTTTGACTACCTGAACAAAAAGCACTCCGTCGTGATTCTGCACCCGCACAGGCCGGAGCCCGTCAACAAGGACGTAATGAAGCAGACGCCGCTTGCCATGCAGGAATACCTTTCCGAAACCACCCGAGCCGTCACCAACATGATTTCCAGGAACGTGCTGGCCCGCTACCCGAACGTGAAGGTGGTGGTGCCCCATTGCGGTGCATACCTCCCGCTCGCCTTGCCCCGCATGAAGTCGCTGATTCCCGTGATGCAGCAGAACAAGCTCATCGGGAAAATCGACTGGGAAAAGAACCTGGCCTCGCTCTATTACGACCTTGCCGGAGCGCACTCCGCAGAGACCATCCGCATGATGCTCACCATCACCACGCCCGACCACTTGCTTTACGGCTCCGATTACCCCTACGTGGCGCCCAAGGTGCTTACTGCGAGCATAGAACGGCTCAAGGCCTACCTGAAAAAAGAGGCTGACCTTGCGCCCTATTACGACATGATTCTTGAAGGCAACGCCCGCGCGCTGTTTGTCGATAAGGCATCCAGCGGGAAATAG